One genomic window of Scatophagus argus isolate fScaArg1 chromosome 16, fScaArg1.pri, whole genome shotgun sequence includes the following:
- the eve1 gene encoding even-skipped-like1, with product MHGPDGEEQAESCPRSTLLDQSRRHRTAFTREQLSRLEQEYGKESYVSRPRRCELATALNLPETTIKVWFQNRRMKDKRQRHSLPWPHPLVDPLGALLMGRASPSSTLPYPFIPPHLPHLPLHHHYPMALSSPVSPAHSRYSGPMRTLDALRLSQYHSRPGGLPPTTAALYPSTGILHHPASCPCPLCLHWGPEQLLKTRGEPLGLSQPRSPKSNIQPAGLDRREEMV from the exons atgCATGGTCCCGACGGAGAGGAGCAGGCGGAGTCGTGCCCGCGCAGCACCCTGCTAGACCAAAGCCGGAGGCACCGGACGGCGTTCACGCGCGAGCAGCTGTCCCGGTTGGAGCAAGAGTACGGCAAGGAGAGCTACGTCTCCAGGCCCCGCCGCTGCGAGCTGGCCACGGCGCTCAACTTACCGGAGACAACGATAAAG GTGTGGTTTCAGAACAGAAGGATGAAGGACAAACGGCAGAGACACTCCTTGCCCTGGCCTCACCCTCTTGTCGACCCACTGGGGGCGCTCCTTATGGGCCGtgcctctccttcctccacctTGCCATATCCCTTCATCCCGCCCCACCTCCCACACCTTCCCCTTCACCACCACTACCCCATGGCTCTCTCCTCACCAGTATCCCCAGCTCACAGTCGCTACAGCGGACCAATGAGAACCCTGGATGCACTCCGACTCTCCCAGTACCACAGTAGACCAGGGGGGCTGCCTCCAACCACAGCAGCCCTCTACCCCTCCACTGGCATCCTGCACCATCCCGCATCATGTCCCTGCCCCCTGTGCCTGCACTGGGGGCCAGAACAACTGCTCAAAACCAGAGGGGAGCCACTGGGACTGAGCCAGCCACGTAGTCCCAAATCCAACATCCAGCCTGCTGGTCTGGATCGGAGGGAAGAGATGGTGTAA